One genomic segment of Candidatus Limnocylindrales bacterium includes these proteins:
- the uvrA gene encoding excinuclease ABC subunit UvrA has product MSSTEIIIRGAREHNLKNIDLTIPRDKLVVITGLSGSGKSSLAFDTLYAEGQRRYVESLSSYARQFLEQMEKPEVESIEGLSPAISIEQKTVSKNPRSTVATTTEIYDYLRLLFSRVGTPHCWQCGREITSQTVQQMVDRILELPSGTKVQILAPIVRGRKGEYRQIFETLRKEGYIRVRVDGTIRELEEKIELDKNKKHDIEVVVDRLVIREGIAQRTADSLETALKLADGIVLVNVLGGQDLLFSEKLACIDCGISYPEMAPRMFSFNSPYGACPDCDGLGIKMELDPDLLIPDKTKSLRQGAIAPWEGSSSTYLYQMLDALAHHYHFSLDTPFQDLPEQVQQVILYGSGEEEILFTYQSDHRKYSYRAKYEGIIGEMMRRYKETSSDYSRESIEVYMSTRLCTTCGGNRLKKESLSIKINGMAISDFTRLSIKEAWDTLSRLSFTPQQMKIAEPILKEIRNRLGFLMKVGLAYLTLDRPSATLSGGEGQRIRLATQIGSGLVGVLYILDEPSIGLHQRDNQKLLETLKDLKELGNTVLVVEHDEETILAADYVIDLGPGAGKQGGYVVACGTPADIMANPNSLTGRYLKGELSIPIPKTRRPVRTGNGQEPEGKIKGKRRKAGREGQPTLDPELQTPPQGQWLTIVGAREHNLKNITVEIPLGVITCITGVSGSGKSTLITEILYKELAHRFYRTKERGGEHDKILGWEYINKVIDIDQSPIGRTPRSNPATYTGAFSLIRELFAQVPEARMRGYKPGRFSFNVKGGRCEACQGDGVIKIEMHFLPDVYVTCEVCKGQRYNRETLEIKYKGKTIADVLDMTVAEALDFLENIPGIRKKLQTLYDVGLDYIHLGQPATTLSGGEAQRIKLAKELSRQDTGRTLYILDEPTTGLHFEDIKKLLGVLNRLADAGNTIVIIEHNLEVIKSADYIIDLGPEGGDEGGYVIATGTPEEVAKVEKSYTGQFLRKIL; this is encoded by the coding sequence ATGTCTTCAACGGAAATTATCATCCGAGGAGCCAGGGAGCATAATCTCAAAAACATTGACCTCACGATACCTCGGGACAAGTTGGTGGTCATTACAGGGCTAAGCGGCTCCGGGAAATCTTCTTTAGCCTTCGATACCCTCTATGCCGAAGGGCAACGACGGTATGTAGAGTCCCTTTCCTCCTATGCCAGGCAATTCCTGGAACAGATGGAAAAACCTGAAGTAGAATCCATCGAAGGATTATCCCCGGCCATCTCCATCGAGCAGAAGACGGTCAGCAAAAATCCTCGATCAACCGTTGCCACCACCACAGAGATTTACGATTATCTCCGTCTGCTTTTTTCCAGAGTAGGTACCCCTCACTGCTGGCAATGTGGGCGAGAGATTACTTCCCAGACGGTTCAACAGATGGTAGATCGCATTCTGGAATTACCTTCCGGAACCAAGGTCCAAATCCTGGCTCCTATAGTTCGAGGTCGAAAAGGAGAATATCGTCAAATTTTTGAAACTCTTCGAAAGGAAGGATATATTCGGGTTCGGGTAGACGGGACCATTCGAGAACTGGAAGAGAAGATAGAGCTGGACAAAAACAAGAAGCATGACATCGAGGTAGTGGTAGATCGCCTGGTTATCCGAGAAGGAATCGCACAACGGACCGCAGATTCCCTGGAAACGGCCTTGAAGCTGGCCGATGGAATTGTCTTGGTTAACGTCTTGGGAGGTCAGGATCTGCTCTTTAGCGAAAAACTGGCCTGTATTGACTGCGGAATCAGTTATCCGGAGATGGCTCCCCGTATGTTTTCCTTTAACAGTCCCTATGGAGCCTGCCCGGACTGCGATGGTCTTGGGATCAAGATGGAACTGGATCCGGATTTACTGATACCGGATAAAACAAAATCCCTTCGGCAAGGAGCCATTGCCCCATGGGAAGGAAGCAGCTCGACCTATTTGTATCAAATGCTAGACGCCCTGGCCCATCATTACCATTTCAGCCTGGACACCCCTTTTCAGGATCTTCCCGAGCAGGTTCAGCAAGTGATCCTCTACGGCTCCGGAGAGGAAGAAATTCTGTTTACCTACCAGAGCGATCATCGTAAGTATTCTTACCGGGCGAAATACGAAGGAATCATCGGGGAGATGATGCGGCGCTACAAAGAAACTTCATCGGATTATTCTCGGGAAAGCATCGAAGTCTACATGAGTACGCGCCTGTGTACTACCTGTGGAGGGAACCGACTAAAAAAAGAGAGCCTTTCCATCAAGATCAACGGAATGGCTATTTCAGACTTTACCCGACTTTCCATCAAAGAAGCATGGGATACCCTTTCCAGATTATCCTTCACGCCCCAGCAAATGAAAATTGCGGAGCCCATCCTGAAGGAAATTCGAAATCGATTGGGATTTCTTATGAAAGTAGGCCTGGCCTACCTGACCCTGGATCGACCGTCGGCCACCCTGTCCGGGGGAGAGGGTCAACGCATTCGCCTGGCAACTCAAATCGGCTCCGGCCTGGTCGGTGTCCTCTATATCCTGGACGAACCGAGCATTGGACTACACCAGCGAGATAACCAAAAGCTTTTGGAAACCTTAAAAGATTTAAAGGAATTAGGGAATACGGTCCTGGTGGTAGAACACGACGAAGAAACCATCCTGGCTGCGGACTATGTCATAGATCTTGGACCCGGAGCGGGTAAACAGGGGGGCTATGTGGTAGCCTGCGGAACCCCGGCAGACATCATGGCCAATCCCAATTCTCTGACGGGTCGTTACCTCAAGGGAGAGTTATCCATTCCCATTCCTAAAACCAGGCGCCCGGTCAGAACGGGTAATGGACAAGAGCCCGAGGGAAAGATAAAAGGCAAAAGACGGAAGGCAGGAAGGGAAGGGCAACCGACCCTGGACCCTGAACTGCAGACCCCCCCTCAGGGACAATGGTTGACCATCGTCGGAGCTCGAGAGCATAATCTTAAAAATATAACGGTGGAAATTCCGTTGGGGGTTATAACGTGCATCACCGGGGTTTCTGGGTCCGGGAAAAGTACCCTCATCACAGAGATTTTGTATAAAGAATTGGCCCATCGGTTTTACCGGACCAAGGAACGAGGAGGAGAACACGACAAAATCTTAGGATGGGAGTATATCAACAAAGTGATCGATATTGATCAGAGTCCGATCGGCCGAACGCCGCGATCGAATCCGGCGACCTACACAGGAGCTTTCAGCCTGATTCGGGAACTCTTCGCCCAAGTTCCCGAGGCCCGTATGCGGGGATATAAACCGGGACGGTTTAGTTTTAACGTCAAGGGAGGCCGATGCGAAGCCTGTCAGGGAGATGGGGTTATCAAAATCGAAATGCATTTCCTTCCCGATGTCTATGTAACCTGTGAGGTTTGTAAAGGTCAGCGATACAATCGGGAGACTTTGGAGATCAAATACAAAGGAAAGACCATTGCCGACGTGCTGGATATGACCGTTGCCGAAGCCCTGGATTTTCTGGAGAATATCCCGGGAATTCGAAAAAAATTACAGACCCTCTACGATGTGGGATTGGACTATATTCACTTAGGGCAACCGGCCACCACCCTCTCAGGGGGAGAAGCCCAGCGTATCAAACTTGCCAAGGAATTAAGCCGACAGGATACCGGCCGTACCCTTTATATTCTAGACGAACCTACGACGGGTCTTCATTTTGAGGATATCAAGAAGTTACTGGGAGTCCTCAATCGCCTGGCCGATGCCGGCAATACCATAGTAATTATCGAACACAACCTGGAAGTGATCAAAAGTGCCGACTATATTATCGACCTTGGCCCGGAAGGGGGAGATGAAGGGGGATATGTAATAGCCACGGGAACCCCAGAAGAGGTAGCCAAGGTTGAAAAATCCTACACCGGGCAGTTTTTAAGGAAAATTCTCTAA
- a CDS encoding enoyl-CoA hydratase-related protein, producing the protein MPKDILIANQDGIILLTFNRPTKMNALSMNLCTEVLEVLESLKNDSTARVLIITGAGDKAFSAGADLQERKTMTLDQVKQHNRKIFGIAFELENLPIPVIAAINGYALAGGLEVCLACDLRIASEQAQMGLPETTLGIIPAGGGTQRLPRLIGKTRAKELIFTGRRISAAEAERIGLVNKVVPQDLLRKEVLELAQVIKGNAPLAIRGAKLAINTGCEADIQTGFILERQIQYSLYASKDWQEGLTAFNEKRKPIYRGE; encoded by the coding sequence ATGCCGAAAGATATCCTCATCGCAAATCAAGACGGAATCATTCTCCTTACCTTTAATCGCCCGACCAAAATGAATGCCCTGAGCATGAATCTCTGCACAGAAGTCTTAGAAGTACTGGAATCCCTCAAGAACGATTCCACGGCTCGGGTCTTGATCATTACCGGAGCCGGAGACAAAGCATTCTCAGCCGGTGCGGATCTTCAAGAACGAAAAACCATGACCCTGGATCAGGTGAAACAGCATAACCGAAAGATATTTGGAATAGCCTTTGAGTTAGAGAATCTGCCTATTCCGGTTATCGCTGCCATAAACGGTTATGCCCTCGCCGGAGGCTTAGAAGTCTGTCTGGCCTGCGATCTGCGGATCGCCTCCGAACAGGCTCAGATGGGTTTACCTGAAACCACCCTGGGCATCATTCCAGCCGGTGGAGGGACCCAACGGCTTCCCAGACTTATCGGAAAGACCCGAGCAAAGGAGCTTATCTTTACAGGACGACGCATAAGTGCTGCCGAGGCAGAACGTATCGGGTTGGTTAATAAAGTGGTTCCGCAAGATTTACTCAGGAAAGAAGTTTTGGAACTGGCTCAGGTTATTAAAGGAAATGCCCCTCTGGCCATTCGAGGCGCTAAACTGGCTATCAATACAGGATGTGAAGCCGATATACAGACGGGTTTTATCCTGGAAAGACAAATTCAATATAGCCTCTATGCCAGTAAGGATTGGCAAGAAGGATTAACCGCTTTTAATGAAAAGAGGAAACCCATCTACCGTGGAGAATAG
- the rpmB gene encoding 50S ribosomal protein L28: protein MRVCEICGKGPAYGHTISHAHNVTKRRWNPNLQRVRVKINGTHKRIRVCTRCIRSGRIQKVVS from the coding sequence ATGCGTGTGTGTGAAATTTGTGGAAAAGGCCCCGCCTACGGTCATACCATCAGCCATGCCCATAATGTGACCAAGCGAAGATGGAATCCGAATCTGCAACGGGTAAGGGTCAAGATAAACGGAACCCACAAACGTATTCGGGTTTGTACACGATGTATACGAAGTGGTCGGATTCAGAAGGTGGTTTCTTAA
- a CDS encoding AAA family ATPase, translated as MFPPLIQCMLQPEFYFHPVVEPIQLIQTHISYVLLTGEYAYKIKKPVNFGFLDFSTLEQRRHFCQEELRLNRRLSPQLYLAVLPIAAVPHQHPVPFRLLPTLESSMADIVEYTVQMRQFSQDALFSRMLAKGKLSADHMRALGECVASFHLSARTDEEVGRFGSPEMIRAVVEENYTALIPYLDRIQTSSQFQQTRAFMDRFLGEHVDWFRQRQEQGKIRECHGDLHLNNVCLYEDQIQIFDCIEFNEKFRNIDGMYEIAFMVMDLDFQGRRDLANVFLNTYLEHTGDYWGAVLLPFYCSLRASIRAEVSSFLLDDPDIPPEEKEQAQRRAAAYCKLAWSYTQPRPGSLVLMSGLSGSGKTTVARWLAQKTGAIHLRSDAIRKHIAGIPLYEKGTASGEYETGIYTPEMTRQTYARMLELGIFLARQGLTVVLDAKYDRQEYRSAVISQAKTYGIPLRIFYCTAPLGVLRQRLQARTQDISEAKASLLAYQQRMAEPFTEFEQAYVSILDTSQDWEKQLLEIIRDWINPESYSPR; from the coding sequence ATGTTTCCTCCTTTAATTCAATGCATGTTACAACCGGAGTTTTATTTTCATCCGGTCGTTGAACCCATTCAACTGATTCAAACGCATATCTCCTATGTGTTATTAACGGGGGAGTATGCCTATAAAATCAAGAAACCTGTTAATTTTGGCTTTCTAGATTTTTCAACTTTGGAGCAACGCCGACATTTTTGTCAGGAGGAACTGAGGTTGAATCGACGATTGTCTCCTCAGCTTTATCTGGCGGTTTTGCCCATTGCCGCAGTTCCCCACCAACATCCCGTTCCATTCCGTTTGCTCCCAACTCTGGAATCTTCCATGGCAGATATTGTAGAATATACGGTACAAATGCGCCAATTTTCCCAGGACGCTTTATTTAGCCGTATGTTGGCGAAGGGAAAGCTGTCAGCCGACCATATGCGAGCTTTGGGAGAATGTGTAGCCTCCTTCCATCTTTCTGCACGTACCGATGAGGAAGTTGGGCGATTTGGCTCTCCAGAGATGATTCGTGCCGTTGTGGAAGAGAACTATACGGCTCTGATTCCTTACCTGGATCGTATCCAGACTTCAAGTCAATTTCAACAAACCCGGGCTTTTATGGATCGATTTCTCGGTGAGCATGTAGATTGGTTCCGTCAACGCCAGGAACAGGGGAAAATTCGAGAGTGCCATGGAGACCTACATTTGAATAATGTTTGTCTCTATGAAGACCAGATCCAGATTTTTGATTGTATTGAGTTCAATGAGAAATTCCGTAACATCGATGGGATGTATGAAATTGCCTTTATGGTGATGGATCTAGATTTTCAAGGTCGCAGGGATCTGGCCAATGTCTTTCTCAATACTTATTTAGAACATACCGGAGACTACTGGGGAGCCGTACTATTACCGTTCTATTGCAGTTTGCGGGCTTCTATTCGGGCTGAGGTTTCCTCATTTTTACTGGACGATCCGGACATTCCTCCTGAAGAAAAGGAGCAGGCTCAACGGCGTGCGGCAGCTTACTGTAAATTAGCCTGGTCCTACACCCAACCTCGACCGGGTTCCCTGGTTTTGATGTCCGGTCTCTCTGGTTCAGGTAAAACCACGGTAGCCCGTTGGTTAGCTCAGAAAACCGGAGCCATCCACCTTCGCTCCGATGCCATTCGTAAACACATAGCCGGAATTCCCCTTTATGAAAAGGGAACGGCTTCAGGAGAATATGAAACCGGCATATATACGCCGGAAATGACCCGCCAAACCTATGCCCGTATGTTGGAATTGGGTATTTTTCTGGCCCGACAGGGATTAACGGTTGTACTGGATGCGAAGTATGATCGTCAAGAATATAGATCTGCGGTCATCAGCCAGGCTAAAACTTACGGAATTCCCCTCAGGATTTTTTATTGTACGGCTCCTTTGGGAGTACTTCGTCAGCGCCTTCAGGCTCGTACTCAAGACATTTCTGAAGCTAAAGCTTCCCTGCTGGCCTACCAACAAAGGATGGCAGAACCCTTTACGGAGTTCGAACAGGCCTATGTGAGCATCCTGGATACCTCTCAAGACTGGGAGAAACAACTCCTGGAAATTATCCGGGACTGGATCAACCCTGAAAGCTATTCTCCACGGTAG
- a CDS encoding LecA/PA-IL family lectin, with amino-acid sequence MFKPSNPRSIKQLSTSEDAGLQKRTGVRAKRTEGSPGRKLKIRWVRGTEAQSAQRTRRGPSSLKAPVSESLAGSPTEAAERFLSQNRELLGLADEPGELKMKDCVESKGATHIRFQQTYEGLPVHGGEVSVHLDHLNRVQMVNGEYLSKVSLPRRVRGAGPITKAEAIEAAIQDLGPDTTLKGSASAEMIIYPVQNQYVKAYKVTFPASKPLGDWVYFVNAENGKVIDSYNAMRFEAPRGSIYNSSPKHGEVQIVELNRLDNSGKLQGSFVKVENALGEEARSTNGEFIYEPDNPHFDEVMAYFHVDKVHVYFTNLGFKASDDPIQANVHVPDPETKDPDYDNAYFSPETHQIYFGHGKKMNDLAKESAVIYHEYTHSLIEHIRPEIEGAEGAALHEGYADYFACSITDDPLIGEYAVQKLGLKAFRDLTSNKKYPDDYKEGDENAHENGEIWGASCWDLRELLGARVADLLVYESLHYLPKTPKFEDAYEGIRQADTALYNGTHLPQIENLFSHRGIASTTPTPQPPEIKEQKLFIRSNQAWTSTGITVKKGQEISIAATGKIIYDDKGNSCGPDGASWTDTRDKEDPLYTKPHAGLIARVGVTGTPFFVGSKFKAKMNVEGTLYLGINDAWYKGNSGQFSVTIKY; translated from the coding sequence ATGTTTAAGCCGTCTAATCCAAGATCTATTAAGCAATTATCTACATCGGAAGACGCGGGTCTACAAAAACGCACCGGGGTTCGGGCAAAAAGAACCGAAGGATCTCCCGGCAGAAAGCTAAAGATCCGCTGGGTAAGGGGTACGGAGGCTCAAAGTGCCCAAAGAACCCGACGGGGTCCTTCTTCACTAAAGGCTCCGGTTTCAGAGTCCTTAGCGGGATCACCTACAGAAGCTGCAGAGAGGTTCTTATCCCAAAATCGCGAACTTTTGGGCCTTGCCGATGAGCCGGGTGAATTAAAGATGAAGGACTGCGTGGAGAGTAAAGGGGCTACCCATATTCGCTTTCAGCAGACCTACGAAGGATTGCCCGTCCATGGTGGGGAAGTCTCCGTCCATTTAGACCATCTTAACCGGGTCCAGATGGTCAACGGAGAATACCTTTCCAAGGTTAGCTTACCCCGGCGGGTTCGAGGAGCAGGTCCCATTACCAAAGCAGAAGCCATTGAAGCAGCAATCCAGGATTTAGGTCCGGATACGACCCTCAAGGGAAGTGCTTCGGCCGAAATGATTATCTATCCGGTACAGAACCAATATGTGAAAGCCTATAAGGTAACCTTTCCTGCCAGTAAACCGCTGGGTGATTGGGTCTATTTCGTCAATGCCGAGAACGGGAAAGTAATAGACAGTTATAATGCCATGCGGTTTGAAGCACCCCGAGGAAGTATCTATAATTCCAGCCCCAAACACGGTGAGGTTCAGATTGTTGAGCTGAATCGTCTGGACAATTCAGGGAAGTTACAAGGATCCTTTGTCAAAGTGGAGAATGCCCTGGGTGAGGAAGCCCGCTCCACAAACGGGGAGTTCATTTATGAACCCGATAATCCCCATTTTGATGAAGTTATGGCCTACTTCCATGTGGATAAAGTCCATGTTTACTTTACTAATTTAGGCTTTAAGGCCTCAGACGATCCTATTCAAGCCAACGTTCATGTACCTGACCCGGAGACTAAGGACCCCGATTATGATAATGCCTATTTTAGCCCTGAGACCCATCAGATTTACTTTGGGCATGGAAAAAAAATGAATGATCTGGCCAAAGAATCGGCGGTTATTTATCATGAATATACCCATTCCCTCATCGAACATATTCGGCCCGAAATAGAAGGGGCTGAAGGAGCGGCTTTACATGAAGGGTATGCAGATTATTTTGCCTGCTCCATAACCGATGATCCCCTCATCGGCGAGTATGCCGTCCAGAAGCTTGGCTTAAAAGCTTTCAGAGATCTCACCAGTAACAAAAAGTATCCAGATGATTATAAAGAAGGGGATGAAAATGCCCATGAGAATGGAGAAATATGGGGTGCAAGTTGTTGGGACTTACGGGAGTTATTGGGAGCACGGGTTGCCGATTTACTCGTTTATGAGAGTCTTCACTACCTGCCCAAAACCCCTAAATTTGAAGATGCTTATGAAGGAATCCGTCAGGCGGATACCGCGCTTTACAACGGAACCCATCTTCCTCAGATCGAAAATTTGTTTTCCCATCGAGGAATCGCCAGTACGACCCCTACCCCACAACCCCCTGAGATCAAGGAACAAAAACTCTTCATTCGCAGTAACCAGGCCTGGACCAGTACCGGCATTACCGTTAAGAAAGGACAAGAAATCTCTATTGCAGCCACGGGTAAAATCATTTATGATGATAAAGGGAACTCTTGCGGCCCCGATGGAGCTTCCTGGACGGATACCCGAGATAAGGAAGATCCCCTTTATACAAAACCCCACGCCGGTTTGATTGCCCGGGTCGGCGTTACCGGTACTCCTTTTTTCGTTGGCAGTAAATTCAAAGCCAAAATGAATGTTGAGGGAACCTTATATTTAGGAATCAATGACGCCTGGTACAAAGGCAACAGTGGACAGTTTTCGGTAACCATTAAATACTAA